The Acanthopagrus latus isolate v.2019 chromosome 6, fAcaLat1.1, whole genome shotgun sequence genome includes a region encoding these proteins:
- the tnnt2b gene encoding troponin T, cardiac muscle isoforms — protein MEEEEVEEVVEEEEEEEEEEEEGKEEDAKPKSKPGFVPCLAAPKIPEGERVDFDDIHRKRMEKDLLELHSLIEAHFEKRKKEEEELISLTQRIEKRRSERAEQMKFRAERERERLLKAAEEKARKEEEEAKKKAEDDARKKLILSNLRRQHTCLLSDVQTQTGPKRQTEREKKKKILSDRRKELNVDHMREDSLREKAKELWDWIRQLEAEKYELQYKHSKQKYEVTVLRNRVSDHQKISKGGRSKRGLRK, from the exons atggaggaggaagaggtggaagaggtagtggaggaggaggaggaggaggaggaggaggaggaggaggggaaggaag AAGATGCAAAGCCCAAGTCAAA GCCGGGTTTTGTGCCCTGCTTGGCAGCTCCCAAAATCccagagggagaaagagtggACTTTGAC GATATTCACCGAAAGCGAATGGAAAAGGACCTGTTGGAGCTCCACAGTCTGATTGAAGCTCACTTTGAGAAGCgtaagaaggaggaagaagaactCATCAGCCTCACTCAGCGCATT gAGAAACGCAGGTcggagagagcagagcagatgaagttcagggcagagagagaaagagagcgtcTGCTCAAAGCAGCT gagGAGAAAGccagaaaagaggaagaagaggcaaAGAAGAAAGCAGAGGACGATGCCAGGAAGAAGTTGATTCTGTCCAACTTGA GGCGTCAGCACACATGCCTTCTCTCCGATGTGCAGACACAGACCGGGCCCAAGAGACAAACGGAacgagaaaagaagaagaagatcctCAGTGATCGACGCAAAGAGCTAAATGTTGATCACATGAGAGAGGACTCACtcag GGAAAAAGCAAAGGAGCTGTGGGACTGGATACGCCAGCTGGAGGCAGAGAAATATGAACTTCAGTACAAGCACTCGAAGCAGAAGTATGAG GTCACCGTGCTGAGGAACCGGGTCAGTGATCATCAAAAAAT
- the LOC119020473 gene encoding troponin I, slow skeletal muscle-like isoform X1 has product MGTLSAFVSLSSGEVGVKAGNVIFLELAACVLLRVCHHFAFWQRSVLSALRGGAEIAKMPEKALERKSKISASRKLMLKSLMVAKAKEELEQEIEEKEEQKAKYLEEKSPHLQTSGMSLSELQTLCQELHAKIDVVDEERYDIEAKVLHNSREIKDLNIKVLDLRGKFKRPNLRRVRVSADAILRSLLGSKHKVSLDLRANLKSVKKEDVEKEKAVEVSDWRKNVEAMSGMEGRKKMFDVEKGANQ; this is encoded by the exons ATGGGAACCCTGTCTGCATTTGTGTCTTTATCCAGTGGAGAAGTGGGGGTGAAAGCAGGAAATGTTATCTTTCTGGAACTTGCGGCTTGCGTGCTTCTCCGTGTCTGTCATCACTTTGCTTTCTGGCAGAGAAGCGTGCTATCAGCACTGAGAG GGGGAGCTGAAATAGCCAAGATGCCTGAGAAAGC ACTGGAG AGGAAATCTAAAATCTCAGCGTCACGCAAGCTCATGCTGAAG AGCTTGATGGTTGCAAAGGCtaaagaggagctggagcaggagatcgaagaaaaagaggagcagaaggCCAAGTACCTGGAAGAGAAATCTCCTCATCTACAGACCAGTGGCATGTCCTTAAGCGAGCTGCAG ACATTATGTCAAGAGCTGCATGCCAAAATAGATGTGGTGGACGAGGAGCGGTATGATATTGAAGCCAAAGTCCTGCACAACAGCAGAGAG ATCAAAGACCTGAACATCAAGGTACTGGACCTGCGAGGGAAGTTCAAGAGACCCAACCTGAGAAGGGTGAGGGTCTCTGCCGACGCAATCCTGCGCTCGCTACTGGGCTCCAAACACAAGGTCTCTTTGGACCTGCGAGCTAATCTTAAATCAGTCAAGAAGGAGGACGTAGAAAAG GAGAAGGCGGTGGAGGTGAGCGACTGGAGGAAGAATGTGGAGGCCATGTCGGGCATGGAGGGCCGCAAGAAGATGTTTGACGTGGAGAAGGGTGCTAACCAGTAG
- the LOC119020473 gene encoding troponin I, slow skeletal muscle-like isoform X2: MPEKALERKSKISASRKLMLKSLMVAKAKEELEQEIEEKEEQKAKYLEEKSPHLQTSGMSLSELQTLCQELHAKIDVVDEERYDIEAKVLHNSREIKDLNIKVLDLRGKFKRPNLRRVRVSADAILRSLLGSKHKVSLDLRANLKSVKKEDVEKEKAVEVSDWRKNVEAMSGMEGRKKMFDVEKGANQ; the protein is encoded by the exons ATGCCTGAGAAAGC ACTGGAG AGGAAATCTAAAATCTCAGCGTCACGCAAGCTCATGCTGAAG AGCTTGATGGTTGCAAAGGCtaaagaggagctggagcaggagatcgaagaaaaagaggagcagaaggCCAAGTACCTGGAAGAGAAATCTCCTCATCTACAGACCAGTGGCATGTCCTTAAGCGAGCTGCAG ACATTATGTCAAGAGCTGCATGCCAAAATAGATGTGGTGGACGAGGAGCGGTATGATATTGAAGCCAAAGTCCTGCACAACAGCAGAGAG ATCAAAGACCTGAACATCAAGGTACTGGACCTGCGAGGGAAGTTCAAGAGACCCAACCTGAGAAGGGTGAGGGTCTCTGCCGACGCAATCCTGCGCTCGCTACTGGGCTCCAAACACAAGGTCTCTTTGGACCTGCGAGCTAATCTTAAATCAGTCAAGAAGGAGGACGTAGAAAAG GAGAAGGCGGTGGAGGTGAGCGACTGGAGGAAGAATGTGGAGGCCATGTCGGGCATGGAGGGCCGCAAGAAGATGTTTGACGTGGAGAAGGGTGCTAACCAGTAG